The region ACCATATAATGGGCCCCTCAAAAACATGAAAGAAGAGTTTGGCATAAAGGCTGATGAAAGGGTAATAGGTGTAATCGGGAGGCTAAAGCCGGACCGCGGGTACGATGTAATACTGAAGGCATTCAAACTTGTAAGGGAGCGTATGAATAATGTGAAGCTCCTTATAATGGGCAGGAGCTCGCAGATAGAAAAGAGCGTAAAGCAACCGCTTTCTGAGCTGGGTCTCGAAAGTGATGTCATACTCGCTGGCTATAGGATAGATGACTATTTTTCTGTAATTTCAACCTTTGACCTCTTTGTCATGATGAGGGCAGGAAGTGATGGAAGCGCACGTGCACTCCGGGAGGTGATGGCGATGGGAAAGCCCGCAATAGTATCCGATGCCGGGATGCTGCCTGAGCTTGTGGAAGACGGGAAGACAGGATTTGTTGTAAAACCCGACGAGCGCGAACTTGCAGAGAAAATGGGAACAATCTTACTCGATGAGGGGAAAAGGATGACCTTCGGGACAAATGCGAAACAGACCGCAATCGAGAAATGGAGCTACACCACCCAGGCTCAAAAGATGAAGGAGTTTTATGAAAGGCTTCTTGAGATAGGGAAGCGATATTAATATCAAAACAAGAAGATACCGCAAATATTTTTTCACCTCTAAATGCTAATGCTAAAATAATTAGCAGTTAATTAGCAATTCATACTTGACAACCTCTAAATACTAATGCTAATATTATTAGTAGTTAATTAGTAATTTGAGTTTATACAATGAAAATACCAGAAAAACCACCTGATATTACAAGCGTCTCTTTGGATAAATCACTGTTCTCTGAAGAAATGTCGATAGTTGTCAAGAAAGCCAACAGGGATTATCTTTACTGGGACAAATTTAAATACCAGATTCCTGAAGGCATTAGAACCGAATCTGCCTGGGCTGCCCTGAAGACAGCAAGGTCTTTACAGATGAAATACGTTCCCTTGAAAGACACATCAGGTAGGCTTT is a window of Pseudomonadota bacterium DNA encoding:
- a CDS encoding glycosyltransferase family 4 protein yields the protein MKILHLFSDWKWTGPAEPTVSLCEALSHEGVDVTIAFRKAPPDFQERTVEKEVKERGIKSFDGFRLNRYFSVRDWLFDFRYIKRYVEEQAIDIVHTNLSHDHFTAIFSLSFSKNRPLIVRTDHKRDGMPINRFMKWALSRTDGLVSYSKKIMEHDVKSFGFPDKRTCVIPLGVKPYNGPLKNMKEEFGIKADERVIGVIGRLKPDRGYDVILKAFKLVRERMNNVKLLIMGRSSQIEKSVKQPLSELGLESDVILAGYRIDDYFSVISTFDLFVMMRAGSDGSARALREVMAMGKPAIVSDAGMLPELVEDGKTGFVVKPDERELAEKMGTILLDEGKRMTFGTNAKQTAIEKWSYTTQAQKMKEFYERLLEIGKRY